One Conger conger chromosome 7, fConCon1.1, whole genome shotgun sequence genomic window, tcagaggattgcggtcgtaacagtggtggccacaagcagagtgagctgacaacatcgctaaggtatagctaagagcgGTCCAAACCAACCTCACGTATGtacgacgtacagaaggtatacttagctaagaacattttgggaaacacgCTAAAgtgttaaggtagagcttaaggtacaattTATGAatgacgtagcgttaagaaggcttggGGAGACGCACCCctaaccattctcctctgacttctttcattaagaaggcatttttgcccaaaGAACTTCTACTCACTgaaggtttttggtttttttgcaccattctctgcaaactctagagactgttgtgtgtgaaaatgccaggagaacagcagtttttaaaatactcaaaccattcCCTCTGTCACCAACAAAGCTCAAAGtcaaatttcttcccaattcagatgtttggtctgaatagCAACTGAACCTCCTagccatttctgcatgcttgaATGAAGTGAGTTGCTGCtatatgattggctgactagatatttgcatgaacaagccggtgtacaggtgtaACTAATTAAGtggtcactaagtgtatatgACAGTGTAAGACACTAGTTTAACATGTAGATAAGAGCATCCATTATGCTGCAGTTGGTTTAAAAGccacattttttcattactgcAGCTGGGTTACTTTTGAATAAAGTATCTGCACAATCTTGGTCCTAAGTTCCTTGGTCTGTAGAGCATATATGATGGGGTTCATATTGGCGGGAATGATGAGAAAGAGAAGTGCCGCCAATGTCCGGTAGCCGTTGTGAATCGGGAGACGATGCGAAATCATGACGAGAAATCCGGACCAGAGCATGATCAGATAGAGGACCAGATGGGAGGCGCAGGTCTGCACGGCCTTTCTGTTGAGCTCCTTGTTCTTTTTGGAGACACAGCTGATCAGGATCCTGAAATATGTGAAGGCCACGCTGGTAATGGACAATCCATTGATTATGGTAATGGAGGTGAGCCCGGTGATGTTGTTGATGCTTAAGTCCTGGCAGGAGAGCTTGTACAGAGATGAAATGTCGCAGAAGGCATTCAGAATAATGGAACGGCAGCGTGTTAGCCGTACTGCGAGGCCCAGTGTGATGGAGTTCAGGATGATCGATGTGCTCCATGCAGACACAGTCAGCTTAGCCACCATGGTGGGGCTCATGATGGAGGTGTACCTCAGAGGGTGGCATATGGCCACATACCTGTCAAAGGCCATGATCATCATCACCGTGTGGCAGGACATGCCATAAGTTTGGCTGAAGAAGGCCTGGGAGACACACCAGGAGTAGCTGATGGATGGGATGGTGGAGACGATGTCCAACATCATTCGAGGCAGAACCACCGTGTTTCCCAGGACGTCATTGAAGGACAGGCTGAAGAACAGCAAGTACATTGGCTGCTGCAGGCTCCTTTCCATTAAAATAAGCAGCATGACCCCTATGTTGGTGGTCAGGATGATCAGGTAGGGGACCAACAGCAGGGCAAACGCTGGGTAAATGAAACGATGGGGAATGTCGATGCCCTGAATCAACAGGATGGGACTGTTGTAGGTTATGTTCATCCCAGATTTCCTGGGAAATTCTGTCAGACTGAGAAAAGCAGAATATTATGCAGTGCCTAACTTCTTGAACATGGCTCCATACACCAGAACATgacaaataataaaaccatgaatatgaggttaaagttcaAACAGATTTAATATGAACTATGGGCCAATTTTGCAGACTCCAATGAAGCCTAGTCCAACATGAAATTCTATTTTCAAGACACAACTCATATTCTAAGTCCTAGAAGTCCGTCAGGTTGACTTTCACATTTCCTTAATTAAGTTCAGAAAGCTGCTTGACTGGGTGCCTGAGAG contains:
- the LOC133133534 gene encoding olfactory receptor 1500-like, with amino-acid sequence MNITYNSPILLIQGIDIPHRFIYPAFALLLVPYLIILTTNIGVMLLILMERSLQQPMYLLFFSLSFNDVLGNTVVLPRMMLDIVSTIPSISYSWCVSQAFFSQTYGMSCHTVMMIMAFDRYVAICHPLRYTSIMSPTMVAKLTVSAWSTSIILNSITLGLAVRLTRCRSIILNAFCDISSLYKLSCQDLSINNITGLTSITIINGLSITSVAFTYFRILISCVSKKNKELNRKAVQTCASHLVLYLIMLWSGFLVMISHRLPIHNGYRTLAALLFLIIPANMNPIIYALQTKELRTKIVQILYSKVTQLQ